From a region of the Danio aesculapii chromosome 4, fDanAes4.1, whole genome shotgun sequence genome:
- the LOC130222635 gene encoding gastrula zinc finger protein XlCGF57.1-like — protein sequence MTGLSNWTKQDLIKDYEESKEEEHDVKIEDKVHLKTDGILKVRDKSCFTCIRCGKSFSQASYLTKHMMIHTGEKPFTCPQCGKSFSQSSYLTKHMNIHTGEKPFTCTQCGKSFSKSSSLYRHMKIHTGEKPFTCTQCGKNFNQSSFLNKHMRIHTGEKLFTCPQCGKSFNQSSNLNQHMMIHTGEKPFTCPQCGKSFNQSSNLNQHMMIHTGEKPFICPQCGKSFNQSSNLNQHMMIHTGEKPFTCPQCGKSFSQSPYLTKHMMIHTGEKPFTCPQCGKSFSQSPYLTKHMMIHTGEKPFTCPQCGKRFSKSSLLYRHINVHTREKPFTCTQCGKSFSKSSSLYRQMKIHTGEKPFTCTQCGKSFIHSSHLNRHMKTHTGVREYMCLECEKTFITAAEFKRHQRIHIGEKPYKCSLCSKRFTHSGTLKTHKRIHTGEKP from the exons atgacaggtttgtcaaactggacAAAGCAGG acctaattaaaGACTATGAGGAGAGTAAAGAAGAGGAACACgatgtcaaaattgaggacaaAGTTCATTTaaagactgatggtattttaaaAGTGAGAGACAAGAGTTGTTTTACCTGCATTCGGTGTGGCAAGAGTTTCAGCCAAGCATCATACCTTactaaacacatgatgatccacactggagaaaaaccattcacatgccctcagtgtgggaagagtttcagccaatcatcataccTTACTAAACACATGAATATCCACAcgggagaaaaaccattcacatgcactcaatgtgggaagagtttcagcaaatcatcatcgctttatagacacatgaagatccacaccggagaaaaaccattcacatgcactcagtgtgggaagaatttcaaccaatcatcattccttaataaacacatgaggatccacactggagagaaactatttacatgccctcagtgtgggaagagtttcaaccaatcatcaaacctaaatcaacacatgatgatccacactggagagaaaccattcacatgccctcagtgtgggaagagtttcaaccaatcatcaaacctaaatcaacacatgatgatccacactggagagaaaccattcatatgccctcagtgtgggaagagtttcaaccaatcatcaaacctaaatcaacacatgatgatccacaccggagaaaaaccattcacatgccctcagtgtggaaagagtttcagccaatcaccaTACCTTactaaacacatgatgatccacactggagaaaaaccattcacatgccctcagtgtgggaagagtttcagccaatcaccaTACCTTACTAagcacatgatgatccacactggagagaaaccattcacatgccctcagtgtgggaagagattCAGCAAATCATCATTGCTTTATAGACACATCAATGTCCACAccagagaaaaaccattcacatgcactcagtgtgggaagagtttcagcaaatcatcatcGCTTTATAGACAAATGAAGATCCACaccggagaaaaaccattcacatgcactcagtgtgggaagagtttcatccactCATCCCACCTTAATAgacacatgaagacccacactggtgtgagagagtatatgtgcttggagtgtgagaagacttttattacagctgcaGAATTTAAAcggcaccagaggattcacattGGAgaaaaaccgtacaagtgttcactcTGCAGTAAGAGGTTTACTCACTCAGGAACCTTGAAAACACataagaggattcacactggagagaaaccgtag